A genomic region of Nostoc sp. UHCC 0702 contains the following coding sequences:
- a CDS encoding DUF29 domain-containing protein, which produces MSASYKADFNLWIEHTAELLREHRWLEIDVENLIEEVQDLGKSERRAIVSQLACLLLHLLKWQYQPQRRSDSWLDSITDARTQIDLTIKDSPILKNYAMEQLEESYQRARCQAAKQTKLEISVFPEDCPYSLELVLDEDWLPSASE; this is translated from the coding sequence ATGAGCGCAAGTTATAAAGCAGATTTTAATTTGTGGATTGAGCATACAGCCGAACTATTACGGGAACATCGCTGGCTGGAAATCGATGTAGAAAATTTGATTGAAGAGGTTCAAGACTTGGGTAAAAGCGAAAGGCGAGCAATTGTTAGTCAATTAGCTTGCCTGCTGTTGCATCTACTCAAGTGGCAATATCAACCTCAGCGTCGTTCAGATAGCTGGCTCGATTCTATCACTGACGCTCGTACCCAAATTGATTTAACTATTAAAGATAGTCCCATTCTCAAGAATTATGCTATGGAACAACTTGAGGAAAGCTATCAAAGAGCGCGTTGCCAAGCCGCCAAGCAAACAAAGCTAGAAATTTCTGTGTTTCCAGAAGATTGTCCCTATTCTTTAGAGTTAGTTTTGGATGAAGACTGGCTACCATCAGCTAGCGAGTGA
- a CDS encoding DUF433 domain-containing protein codes for MRGMRITVYDVLSYLASGMTYEEVLRGCFKSSLVGSKTF; via the coding sequence ATTCGTGGGATGCGAATTACTGTATATGATGTTTTATCTTATCTTGCATCTGGTATGACATACGAGGAAGTACTAAGAGGATGTTTTAAAAGTTCTCTGGTCGGTAGTAAAACGTTTTAG
- a CDS encoding DUF433 domain-containing protein, with product MNSKPDLLTRITQTPGQCGGRRCIRGMRIRVSDILEMLAENVSVSEILEDFPDLELEDIQACLLRF from the coding sequence ATGAACTCAAAGCCTGATTTATTAACTCGCATTACTCAAACTCCTGGGCAGTGTGGTGGTCGTCGTTGTATTCGAGGTATGAGAATTCGTGTGAGTGACATTTTAGAAATGTTAGCTGAAAATGTCAGTGTTTCTGAGATTTTAGAGGATTTTCCCGATCTCGAACTCGAAGATATCCAAGCTTGTCTACTGAGGTTTTAG